From Lacerta agilis isolate rLacAgi1 chromosome Z, rLacAgi1.pri, whole genome shotgun sequence, the proteins below share one genomic window:
- the RABL6 gene encoding rab-like protein 6 isoform X1, whose product MFSALKKLVGSEQGPAREKPIPAGLQSMNQALQRRFAKGVQYNMKIVIRGDRNTGKTTLWHRLQGKAFLDAYVPTQEIQVTSIHWNYKTTDDIVKVEVWDVVDKGVAGKCKRRGDGLKLENDPQEAEAAMALDAEFLDVYKNCNGVVMMFDITKQWTFNYILRELPKVPNHVPVCVLGNHRDMGEHRVILPDDVRDLIRKIDRPPGASYVRYAESSMKNSFGLKYLHKFFNIPFLQLQRETLLRQLETNQLDIDATLEELSVQQETEDQNYEIFLEAMESRGRGAASPAPNGQSPSPGPQSPAENSPGTPAEPLPPEVAAAPPPRRSFISRIFGATPEGPPVPDPSTPPAPTVEDFAPDDGLEGGFLEDPAPPTDSSHRDAPRSPALGLPLEGTAPPLGKDRALSSEDDDNRPTAFAILGDEDIAPDLEGKKCPPSLHLRPSPELAQTPADLSGPPAPDTAALQRDPGAPRAKGEESESEPEGPVAAQMLSFVMDDPDFESDVSTGEKAARGDEFPVLSDLSDASDREGPPLPPQPALPSFKPKNEADLFGLGLEEPRRKESSEEDQDKPPSKEKKKKKKQRSSKEDEKSVRKKSRPKKGKVEEDDSRRKKARGKAKGSAIDELEAFLGGGAGGKARGGGDYEEL is encoded by the exons ATGTTCTCGGCGCTCAAGAAGCTGGTGGGCTCGGAGCAAGGCCCCGCTCGGGAGAAGCCCATCCCGGCGGGCCTGCAGTCCATGAACCAGGCGCTGCAAAGGCGCTTCGCCAAGGGGGTCCAGTATAATA TGAAAATCGTCATCCGGGGCGACCGCAACACGGGCAAGACCACCTTGTGGCACCGCCTGCAGGGCAAGGCGTTTCTGGACGCCTACGTCCCCACGCAGGAAATCCAGGTCACCAGCATCCACTGGAACTACAAGA CCACCGACGACATCGTGAAAGTCGAGGTGTGGGACGTTGTCGACAAAG GCGTGGCAGGCAAGTGCAAGCGGCGTGGTGACGGGCTCAAGCTGGAGAACGACCCCCAGGAG GCTGAGGCGGCGATGGCCCTCGACGCCGAGTTCCTGGACGTCTACAAGAACTGCAATGGCGTCGTCATGATGTTTGACATCACCAAGCAGTG GACTTTCAACTACATCCTCCGTGAACTGCCCAAGGTGCCCAACCACGTCCCCGTCTGCGTGCTGGGCAACCACCGGGACATGGGGGAGCACCGGGTCATTTTGCCCGACGATGTCAGGGACCTCATCCGCAAGATCGACAG GCCCCCCGGCGCCTCGTACGTCCGCTATGCCGAGTCCTCCATGAAGAACAGCTTCGGCCTCAAGTACCTGCACAAGTTCTTCAACATCCCCTTCTTACAGCTGCAG AGAGAGACACTCCTTCGGCAGCTGGAGACCAACCAGTTGGACATTGACGCCACCCTGGAGGAGCTGTCGGTGCAGCAGGAGACGGAGGACCAGAACTACGAGAT CTTCTTGGAAGCCATGGAATCCCGCGGCCGGGGTGCCGCCTCTCCGGCCCCCAACGGGCAGAGCCCGTCGCCGGGACCTCAGTCACCTGCCGAAAACAGTCCAGGCACGCCCGCAGAGCCCCTTCCGCCCGAGGTCGCAGCTGCCCCGCCGCCCCGCCGCAGCTTCATCTCACGGATCTTCGGGGCCACACCGGAGGGGCCACCAGTGCCGG ACCCCTCCACCCCGCCGGCACCGACGGTTGAGGACTTTGCCCCGGATGACGGCCTGGAGGGCGGGTTCCTGGAGGACCCCGCGCCGCCGACAGACAGCAG CCACCGGGATGCTCCCAGGAGCCCGGCCCTCGGCTTGCCGCTGGAAGGTACAGCGCCGCCCCTCGGCAAAGACAGGGCGCTCTCAAGCGAGGACGATGACAACCGGCCGACTGCCTTTGCCATCCTGGGGGACGAAGACATCGCGCCGGACCTGGAGGGGAAGAAAtg ccctccctcccttcatttaAGGCCGTCCCCCGAATTGGCACAGACCCCGGCGGACCTTTCCGGCCCCCCCGCCCCGGACACTGCCGCTCTCCAACGGGACCCCGGCGCCCCCCGGGCCAAGGGCGAGGAGTCGGAGAGCGAGCCCGAAGGGCCGGTGGCGGCGCAGATGCTCTCCTTCGTCATGGACGACCCCGACTTTGAGAGTGACGTGTCCACTGGCGAGAAGGCAGCCAGGGGT gaCGAGTTCCCCGTGCTCTCGGACCTCTCGGATGCCTCGGACCGTGAaggcccccccctgcccccccagcccGCCCTCCCCTCCTTCAAGCCGAAGAACGAGGCGGATCTCTTTGGGCTGGGCCTGGAAGAACCGCGGCGCAAGGAAAGCAGCGAGGAAG ATCAGGACAAGCCGCCTtccaaggagaagaagaagaagaagaagcagcggaGCAGCAAGGAG gatgAGAAGTCGGTGAGGAAGAAGAGCCGGCCGAAAAAAGGCAAGGTGGAAGAGGACGACTCGAGGCGGAAGAAGGCGCGGGGCAAGGCCAAGGGCAGCGCCATCGACGAGCTGGAGGCtttcctggggggcggggcggggggcaagGCCCGGGGGGGCGGAGACTACGAGGAGCTGTAG
- the RABL6 gene encoding rab-like protein 6 isoform X2: MFSALKKLVGSEQGPAREKPIPAGLQSMNQALQRRFAKGVQYNMKIVIRGDRNTGKTTLWHRLQGKAFLDAYVPTQEIQVTSIHWNYKTTDDIVKVEVWDVVDKGKCKRRGDGLKLENDPQEAEAAMALDAEFLDVYKNCNGVVMMFDITKQWTFNYILRELPKVPNHVPVCVLGNHRDMGEHRVILPDDVRDLIRKIDRPPGASYVRYAESSMKNSFGLKYLHKFFNIPFLQLQRETLLRQLETNQLDIDATLEELSVQQETEDQNYEIFLEAMESRGRGAASPAPNGQSPSPGPQSPAENSPGTPAEPLPPEVAAAPPPRRSFISRIFGATPEGPPVPDPSTPPAPTVEDFAPDDGLEGGFLEDPAPPTDSSHRDAPRSPALGLPLEGTAPPLGKDRALSSEDDDNRPTAFAILGDEDIAPDLEGKKCPPSLHLRPSPELAQTPADLSGPPAPDTAALQRDPGAPRAKGEESESEPEGPVAAQMLSFVMDDPDFESDVSTGEKAARGDEFPVLSDLSDASDREGPPLPPQPALPSFKPKNEADLFGLGLEEPRRKESSEEDQDKPPSKEKKKKKKQRSSKEDEKSVRKKSRPKKGKVEEDDSRRKKARGKAKGSAIDELEAFLGGGAGGKARGGGDYEEL, translated from the exons ATGTTCTCGGCGCTCAAGAAGCTGGTGGGCTCGGAGCAAGGCCCCGCTCGGGAGAAGCCCATCCCGGCGGGCCTGCAGTCCATGAACCAGGCGCTGCAAAGGCGCTTCGCCAAGGGGGTCCAGTATAATA TGAAAATCGTCATCCGGGGCGACCGCAACACGGGCAAGACCACCTTGTGGCACCGCCTGCAGGGCAAGGCGTTTCTGGACGCCTACGTCCCCACGCAGGAAATCCAGGTCACCAGCATCCACTGGAACTACAAGA CCACCGACGACATCGTGAAAGTCGAGGTGTGGGACGTTGTCGACAAAG GCAAGTGCAAGCGGCGTGGTGACGGGCTCAAGCTGGAGAACGACCCCCAGGAG GCTGAGGCGGCGATGGCCCTCGACGCCGAGTTCCTGGACGTCTACAAGAACTGCAATGGCGTCGTCATGATGTTTGACATCACCAAGCAGTG GACTTTCAACTACATCCTCCGTGAACTGCCCAAGGTGCCCAACCACGTCCCCGTCTGCGTGCTGGGCAACCACCGGGACATGGGGGAGCACCGGGTCATTTTGCCCGACGATGTCAGGGACCTCATCCGCAAGATCGACAG GCCCCCCGGCGCCTCGTACGTCCGCTATGCCGAGTCCTCCATGAAGAACAGCTTCGGCCTCAAGTACCTGCACAAGTTCTTCAACATCCCCTTCTTACAGCTGCAG AGAGAGACACTCCTTCGGCAGCTGGAGACCAACCAGTTGGACATTGACGCCACCCTGGAGGAGCTGTCGGTGCAGCAGGAGACGGAGGACCAGAACTACGAGAT CTTCTTGGAAGCCATGGAATCCCGCGGCCGGGGTGCCGCCTCTCCGGCCCCCAACGGGCAGAGCCCGTCGCCGGGACCTCAGTCACCTGCCGAAAACAGTCCAGGCACGCCCGCAGAGCCCCTTCCGCCCGAGGTCGCAGCTGCCCCGCCGCCCCGCCGCAGCTTCATCTCACGGATCTTCGGGGCCACACCGGAGGGGCCACCAGTGCCGG ACCCCTCCACCCCGCCGGCACCGACGGTTGAGGACTTTGCCCCGGATGACGGCCTGGAGGGCGGGTTCCTGGAGGACCCCGCGCCGCCGACAGACAGCAG CCACCGGGATGCTCCCAGGAGCCCGGCCCTCGGCTTGCCGCTGGAAGGTACAGCGCCGCCCCTCGGCAAAGACAGGGCGCTCTCAAGCGAGGACGATGACAACCGGCCGACTGCCTTTGCCATCCTGGGGGACGAAGACATCGCGCCGGACCTGGAGGGGAAGAAAtg ccctccctcccttcatttaAGGCCGTCCCCCGAATTGGCACAGACCCCGGCGGACCTTTCCGGCCCCCCCGCCCCGGACACTGCCGCTCTCCAACGGGACCCCGGCGCCCCCCGGGCCAAGGGCGAGGAGTCGGAGAGCGAGCCCGAAGGGCCGGTGGCGGCGCAGATGCTCTCCTTCGTCATGGACGACCCCGACTTTGAGAGTGACGTGTCCACTGGCGAGAAGGCAGCCAGGGGT gaCGAGTTCCCCGTGCTCTCGGACCTCTCGGATGCCTCGGACCGTGAaggcccccccctgcccccccagcccGCCCTCCCCTCCTTCAAGCCGAAGAACGAGGCGGATCTCTTTGGGCTGGGCCTGGAAGAACCGCGGCGCAAGGAAAGCAGCGAGGAAG ATCAGGACAAGCCGCCTtccaaggagaagaagaagaagaagaagcagcggaGCAGCAAGGAG gatgAGAAGTCGGTGAGGAAGAAGAGCCGGCCGAAAAAAGGCAAGGTGGAAGAGGACGACTCGAGGCGGAAGAAGGCGCGGGGCAAGGCCAAGGGCAGCGCCATCGACGAGCTGGAGGCtttcctggggggcggggcggggggcaagGCCCGGGGGGGCGGAGACTACGAGGAGCTGTAG
- the CCDC183 gene encoding coiled-coil domain-containing protein 183, with protein sequence MRFARKRDVKEQIEGLQAIIHLQEQGKKLFAQGAEENVAKNKYLLGYLRGNVRQGAHELDLSVKYDHATITRACRDRKREKVALAEYTVEQARATLSSYVFGRMNTHNALLYEVKRRGMHLEELQVILQGLVALETPGPEAQAQLKEIRRLENSVEKTRVLIATAENAHMLYRKMLDVLRDELAHLPLILDDLQRRVEVYQVELQGVRLMTLDTTEAMEAAQADMVNTETELVAEKKFRDNSLNIQKKQIERIRTKDASERHRRTLQGRRDMDFPSLMGREGMRGARLEASKAQIEYQGLVTTEVDKIKAAVQCSHLWDIAGRFMAQKKSEEDLQQQIAECERRRRELKSHLRELELQRVELKFHHAPGALSSQKLAEELGAALEDESRRLAEAQRQVSQHQELLLHFENGVNNLAVRLCGVHVAGQDDFRGEAWDVFQKLQFCEGRLLHLLKVVAKPLYFDFSQEESNETFVQVRNVLEESTREETQNLRITFEDDEDVREAFNFADIDHSYIPGREEIKKQGLKLIGDKTKVVKKKQRGASKK encoded by the exons ATGCGCTTTGCCAGGAAGAGGGACGTCAAGGAGCAGATTGAGGGCCTCCAGGCCATCATCCACCTGCAAG AGCAGGGAAAGAAGCTCTTTGCTCAAGGGGCAGAGGAGAATGTCGCCAAGAACAAATACCTCCTGGGCTACCTCCGCGGAAATGTTCGTCAGGGAGCCCACGAGCTTGACCTGTCTGTCAAG TATGACCACGCCACCATCACCCGGGCCTGCCGTGACCGCAAGAGGGAGAAGGTGGCTCTGGCAGAATACACGGTGGAG CAAGCTCGAGCCACGCTGAGCAGCTATGTCTTTGGCCGCATGAACACGCACAACGCCCTGCTCTACGAGGTCAAGCGGCGCGGCATGCACCTTGAGGAGCTACAGGTCATCTTGCAGGGACTCGTCGCCCTCGAGACTCCCGGGCCCGAGGCTCAAGCCCAGTTGAAG gAGATCCGCCGGCTGGAGAACAGCGTGGAGAAGACCCGGGTGCTAATCGCGACAGCTGAGAACGCCCACATGCTGTACCGGAAGATGCTGGACGTGCTGAGAGAT GAATTGGCTCACCTCCCTCTCATCCTGGACGACCTGCAGAGACGGGTGGAAGTCTACCAGGTGGAGCTGCAAGGTGTGCGACTCATGACCCTCGACACGACGGAAGCCATGGAGGCGGCCCAG GCCGACATGGTCAATACGGAGACGGAGCTGGTGGCCGAGAAGAAGTTCCGCGACAACTCGCTCAATATCCAGAAGAAGCAGATCGAGAGGATTCGCACCAAGGACGCCTCCGAGAGGCACCGCCGGACGCTG CAAGGCCGCCGGGACATGGACTTCCCCAGCCTGATGGGCCGCGAGGGGATGAGAG ggGCCAGGCTGGAAGCTTCTAAGGCTCAGATCGAGTACCAGGGCCTGGTGACCACCGAAGTGGACAAGATCAAGGCCGCCGTGCAGTGCTCCCACCTCTGG GATATCGCTGGGCGTTTCATGGCGCAGAAGAAGTCTGAGGAGGACCTGCAGCAGCAGATTGCCGAGTGCGAAAGACGCCGGCGGGAACTGAAGTCGCACCTTAGGGAGCTGGAGCTCCAGCGGGTGGAGTTAAAATTCCACCATGCGCCCGGTGCCCTCAG CTCGCAGAAGCTGGCCGAGGAGCTGGGTGCAGCACTGGAAGACGAGAGCCGGCGCCTGGCCGAGGCGCAGCGCCAGGTTTCCCAGCACCAGGAGCTGCTGCTTCACTTCGAGAACGGCGTCAACAACCTGGCTGTGCGCCTGTGTGGTGTCCACGTGGCCGGGCAG GACGACTTCCGTGGTGAGGCCTGGGACGTCTTCCAGAAGCTCCAGTTTTGCGAGGGGCGGCTGCTTCACCTGCTGAAGGTGGTGGCGAAGCCGCTGTACTTTGACTTCAGCCAGGAGGAGTCCAATGAG ACCTTTGTCCAGGTGAGGAACGTCCTGGAAGAAAGCACCCGGGAGGAAACCCAGAACCTGAGGATCACCTTCGAGGACGACGAAGACGTCCGGG AGGCCTTCAACTTTGCCGACATCGACCACAGCTACATCCCCGGGCGAGAGGAGATCAAGAAGCAGGGCCTGAAGCTCATCGGGGACAAGACCAAAGTGGTCAAGAAGAAGCAGAGGGGAGCCTCCAAAAAGTGA
- the AMBP gene encoding protein AMBP: MEPLTILAFATLVLGVNVGEGQAQEALEVEKLYGKWYEVAIGSTCRWIQAHRSRLSAGTLVLGPGKAPGDLAATSTRLRQGACRAYTEDYQKSVELGRFTFHNARWKAHGETFVARADPNEFAVWVTKKNSTHGLSTTAKLYGRTAALSEDLVEDFRRQALGLGIPEDAIFVLSNQGECIPPKAEETPQERVRRTPLFEEEGSADGSVPAFPNVKEADCQLLKDEGPCLGREVRYFYNASAQSCQSFLYGGCLGNANRFPTERACLQTCRTEAACRLPIIPGPPCPSEFWAFDAARGACITFRGCGANANKFYLEKECKEYCGVLPEGDDDFLRLTVP; encoded by the exons ATGGAGCCCCTCACGATCCTCGCATTCGCCACCCTGGTCCTGGGTGTGAATGTTGGCGAGGGACAAGCCCAGGAGGCTCTGGAAGTGGAGAAG CTCTACGGGAAATGGTACGAGGTGGCCATTGGGTCAACCTGCCGCTGGATCCAGGCCCACCGCAGCCGCCTCAGCGCCGGGACTCTGGTCCTGGGCCCAGGGAAGGCACCTGGGGACCTCGCCGCCACCAGCACCCGGCTCAG GCAAGGGGCATGCCGGGCCTACACTGAGGACTACCAGAAGAGTGTCGAGTTGGGAAGATTCACGTTTCACAATGCAA GGTGGAAGGCGCATGGTGAGACCTTTGTGGCGCGAGCCGACCCCAATGAGTTTGCTGTCTGGGTGACGAAGAAGAACAGCACCCATGGGCTCAGCACCACTGCCAAGCTCTACG GAAGGACCGCAGCGCTGAGCGAGGACCTGGTGGAGGACTTCCGGAGACAGGCCTTGGGCCTGGGGATCCCTGAGGATGCCATCTTTGTCCTGAGCAACCAAG GGGAGTGCATTCCACCCAAGGCCGAAGAAACACCCCAG GAGAGGGTGCGGAGGACCCCCTTGTTTGAGGAAGAAGGCTCTGCCGACGGATCTGTACCCGCGTTCCCAAACGTCAAGGAAG CTGACTGCCAGCTCCTCAAGGACGAAGGCCCCTGCCTGGGCCGAGAAGTGCGCTATTTCTACAACGCCAGCGCCCAGTCGTGCCAGAGTTTCCTCTACGGCGGGTGCCTGGGCAATGCCAACCGCTTCCCGACGGAGAGGGCCTGCCTGCAGACCTGCCGGACGGAAG CTGCCTGCCgccttcccatcatccctggcccgcCCTGCCCATCCGAGTTCTGGGCCTTTGATGCCGCCCGGGGCGCCTGCATCACCTTCCGGGGCTGTGGCGCCAACGCCAACAAGTTCTACCTGGAGAAGGAGTGCAAGGAGTACTGCGGGGTGCTCCCTGAAG GGGACGATGACTTCCTCCGTCTGACGGTGCCCTGA
- the NRARP gene encoding notch-regulated ankyrin repeat-containing protein — protein sequence MRASSAAAAASAMSQAELPPRPPSPPPSPLPPGERSFREAVRAGNTAAVHALLRGMSSCDFNVNAFGPEGQTALHQSVSDGNLELVKLLVRFGADVRLANRDGWSALHMAAFGGHQDIVLYLVAKARGGGAAAGGGR from the coding sequence ATGCGCGCCTcgtccgccgccgccgccgcttcggCCATGAGCCAGGCGGAGCTGCCTCCTCGTCCTCCTTCTCCGCCGCCGTCTCCGCTGCCGCCGGGCGAGCGCAGCTTCCGCGAGGCGGTCCGCGCGGGCAACACGGCCGCCGTGCACGCGCTGCTGCGGGGCATGAGCAGCTGCGACTTCAACGTGAACGCCTTCGGGCCCGAGGGCCAGACGGCGCTGCACCAGTCGGTGAGCGACGGCAACTTGGAGCTGGTAAAGCTGCTAGTCCGCTTCGGGGCCGACGTGCGGCTGGCCAACCGCGACGGCTGGAGCGCCCTGCACATGGCGGCCTTCGGGGGCCACCAAGACATCGTCCTCTACCTGGTGGCCAAAGCCAGGGGGGGAGGCGCCGCCGCCGGAGGGGGCAGGTGA